The following proteins come from a genomic window of Paenibacillus sp. CAA11:
- a CDS encoding ABC transporter permease, producing the protein MILPGFIYFVVFKYLPMGGLIIAFQDYQPYQGILGSDWVGFKHFIRLFTEPTFFMLLSNTLILFALNIVIFFPLPIILALMLNEVRHKFFKNAIQTIIYIPHFMSWVIIVSITYVFMTVDGGVLNEIIAALGGQKISFLTSPEWLRPVYILQIIWKELGWSTIIYLAAITVVDTQLYEAAEMDGAGRMRKIWHVTLPAIRPVIITLLILKIGSTLDLGFEHMYLLLNSLNREVAEIFDTYIYTAGLKNGQLSFSTTVGLFKGVVGLILVMLSNRLAKKMGEDGVY; encoded by the coding sequence ATGATCCTGCCCGGCTTTATTTACTTCGTTGTTTTTAAATACCTGCCGATGGGCGGACTGATTATCGCTTTCCAGGATTATCAGCCTTATCAAGGGATTCTTGGCAGCGACTGGGTAGGATTCAAACACTTCATTCGTTTGTTTACCGAACCTACCTTTTTTATGCTTCTAAGTAATACGTTGATTTTATTCGCGCTAAATATCGTCATCTTCTTTCCTTTACCTATTATCCTTGCACTTATGCTTAATGAGGTCAGACATAAGTTCTTTAAAAATGCGATTCAAACGATTATCTACATTCCGCACTTTATGTCCTGGGTAATTATCGTTTCTATTACCTATGTCTTCATGACCGTGGATGGCGGGGTGCTTAATGAGATCATAGCTGCGCTTGGTGGACAGAAAATCAGTTTTCTAACGTCACCCGAATGGCTTCGTCCGGTTTATATTCTGCAGATTATTTGGAAGGAGCTTGGCTGGTCTACTATTATTTATTTGGCTGCTATCACGGTGGTGGACACGCAATTATATGAAGCCGCAGAGATGGATGGAGCCGGCCGAATGCGGAAGATCTGGCATGTTACCTTGCCGGCAATCCGCCCAGTCATTATTACGCTTCTCATTCTGAAAATCGGCAGCACGCTGGATCTCGGCTTCGAACATATGTATTTGCTGCTCAATTCCCTGAACCGAGAAGTGGCTGAAATTTTTGACACATATATTTATACGGCAGGTCTGAAGAACGGTCAGCTCAGTTTCAGTACAACAGTTGGTTTATTCAAGGGAGTTGTCGGATTGATCCTAGTTATGCTCTCTAACCGGCTGGCCAAAAAGATGGGTGAGGATGGCGTCTACTAA
- a CDS encoding carbohydrate ABC transporter permease — protein sequence MSQSLRKESLGSRIFTVINNALLVIIALACLLPFINIIASSFATTDEVMAKRFILFPTTFSLDAYKYILSTPTIFRGLGVSVGVTIVGTVVSMALTSLMAYALSRKYLQGRNFINFIVVFSMLFSGGMIPTFLVVKGAGLIDSYWSLILPVAINAFNMIIMRNFFQALPESLEESAKIDGSTDFGVFFKIMLPLALPSIATISLFYAVAYWNTYMNAILYITDSAKWPIQVLLRQIVIVSSGMQAETGSVEVVPPAQTIKMAVIVITTVPMLLAYPFVQKHFVKGAMLGAVKG from the coding sequence ATGTCGCAATCGCTACGAAAAGAGTCGCTGGGCAGCCGCATATTTACCGTTATTAATAATGCGCTGCTGGTCATCATCGCTCTAGCTTGTCTGCTGCCTTTCATTAATATCATCGCCAGCTCATTCGCAACCACAGATGAAGTAATGGCCAAGCGGTTTATTCTGTTCCCGACTACGTTCTCATTGGATGCTTACAAGTATATTTTGTCGACGCCAACGATATTTAGAGGCCTGGGCGTTTCTGTCGGCGTCACCATTGTCGGAACCGTAGTCAGTATGGCCCTGACTTCCTTAATGGCTTATGCCCTCTCCAGAAAATATTTGCAGGGCAGAAACTTCATTAACTTTATTGTAGTGTTCTCCATGCTGTTCAGCGGTGGCATGATCCCTACCTTCCTAGTGGTGAAGGGAGCCGGACTGATCGATTCCTATTGGTCTTTGATTCTGCCTGTCGCTATCAATGCGTTCAATATGATCATTATGCGGAACTTCTTTCAGGCACTACCTGAAAGTCTCGAAGAATCGGCCAAGATTGACGGGAGCACCGACTTCGGCGTTTTCTTCAAGATTATGCTTCCGCTGGCACTCCCCTCTATTGCGACTATATCGCTCTTCTACGCAGTTGCTTACTGGAACACTTATATGAATGCCATTCTGTACATTACAGACTCTGCAAAATGGCCGATTCAGGTACTGCTTCGTCAAATCGTTATCGTCTCTAGCGGCATGCAGGCCGAGACCGGTTCAGTGGAGGTTGTTCCACCGGCTCAGACCATAAAGATGGCCGTTATCGTGATTACTACTGTACCCATGCTGCTTGCCTATCCTTTTGTACAGAAGCATTTTGTTAAAGGCGCGATGCTGGGAGCCGTGAAGGGATAA
- a CDS encoding AraC family transcriptional regulator, which yields MRKGTMFYKIFIPILMLGIGLVASFGSYVYFNTMSSVVDRVANSKQSFITQAKNALEQKIRTVEYTFNTYSTTSSFSEVINNPITERNYEAYRDVNTQLNYIATLGIEDAQYTLISLARNWQISNGRLTHLTESDLAELNRTYVNGQTNSLFWVKTDDGIRFVNTLPVFSNNKKAIALSDISLKTLDRLMRTEENAEVYILNSDGDLMYSSDPQNRLPAGARLQTASEWSNSDKLTGMTSLAKDGLPDVRSIYSKSSYNGWIYVTLLDPKEISNALETTRFGLIIMALIITFLIVIVAYFISVFFTRPIQKIQRSLPVTSNVSSRNEIDWILRSIDHILTEKQSLENLIEAEKPQLETQFILNLFRGSLSEEEMERALQRFGYHQMEDTIYVTMLVQLDNYGEQSASDRDVLLLAVNKLVEEAIPPDRRMLPILLNDRTQATILMFHGHSQQEVRKQLMDDAKAVIRSAREYLKLSVSVGFSRTYGSLLETKEAREMSKQALHHRLNLGKESIIFYEDIEMVLSGRVLLNYPSELESQLFDAIRLGDEEQVSRTLYPFLGAMMKHSSSPMNFEVTLIRFVNNLIKLEQMIGGEVLLTPDHSMLYHRLLDIRNPEEIERILVEEVIQPLVKGVKEKTSKQFRCLSDKIAAIVRSEYDQDLSLELIGDRLHYNPNYLSSIFKKEFGSTFSDYLMSYRLEMAKKWLVETDMTIKDIAERLQYHNPQNFIRSFRKKEQVTPGTYRKLNQAE from the coding sequence ATGAGAAAAGGCACCATGTTTTATAAAATTTTTATTCCTATTCTTATGTTGGGCATAGGACTTGTTGCCAGCTTTGGAAGCTATGTTTATTTCAATACGATGAGTTCCGTTGTCGATAGGGTGGCCAACAGTAAACAGAGCTTTATTACACAAGCCAAGAATGCGCTGGAGCAGAAAATTCGAACCGTTGAATACACCTTCAATACTTACAGCACAACGAGCTCCTTCAGCGAGGTCATTAACAATCCGATCACTGAGCGAAACTATGAAGCTTACAGAGATGTGAACACACAGCTGAACTACATCGCCACTTTGGGAATTGAAGACGCTCAGTATACGCTGATCAGCCTGGCCCGCAATTGGCAGATTTCTAACGGACGGCTCACTCACCTGACGGAGAGTGATCTGGCCGAACTAAATCGAACTTATGTCAATGGCCAGACCAACAGCTTGTTCTGGGTGAAGACAGATGACGGCATCCGGTTTGTCAATACGCTCCCGGTCTTCTCCAATAACAAGAAAGCTATTGCTTTGTCAGATATTTCTCTTAAGACGCTGGATCGTCTAATGCGAACAGAAGAGAATGCAGAAGTCTATATCTTGAATAGCGATGGAGATCTGATGTATTCGTCTGATCCGCAGAATCGGCTGCCGGCAGGTGCCCGGCTCCAGACAGCCTCCGAATGGTCTAACAGTGACAAGCTTACAGGGATGACTTCCCTCGCCAAAGACGGTCTGCCGGATGTTCGGTCCATTTATTCAAAGTCCTCCTATAATGGTTGGATTTATGTGACCTTGCTCGATCCGAAGGAAATTTCAAATGCGCTGGAGACTACTCGTTTTGGCTTAATCATCATGGCCTTGATCATTACCTTCCTGATTGTCATCGTGGCCTACTTCATCTCGGTCTTTTTCACAAGACCTATTCAGAAGATTCAGCGAAGTCTTCCGGTTACGTCCAATGTATCCTCAAGAAATGAAATTGATTGGATTTTAAGGTCCATTGATCATATTTTGACTGAGAAGCAAAGCCTCGAGAATCTCATTGAGGCCGAGAAGCCACAGCTCGAAACACAGTTCATTCTTAATTTATTCCGCGGCAGTCTGTCCGAAGAAGAAATGGAGCGGGCGCTGCAGCGCTTTGGCTATCACCAGATGGAGGATACGATTTATGTGACCATGCTGGTTCAGCTGGACAATTATGGAGAACAGTCTGCCTCGGACAGGGACGTGTTGTTGCTCGCGGTAAACAAGCTGGTTGAGGAGGCAATCCCTCCCGATCGCCGAATGCTTCCAATATTGCTTAATGATCGAACCCAGGCAACGATTCTAATGTTTCACGGCCACAGCCAGCAGGAAGTTCGCAAACAGCTCATGGATGATGCCAAAGCGGTCATCAGGTCGGCCAGAGAGTATTTAAAGCTGTCGGTCAGCGTGGGCTTCAGCAGAACTTACGGCAGCTTGCTTGAGACCAAGGAAGCGCGGGAGATGAGCAAGCAGGCGCTTCACCACCGGCTTAACCTTGGCAAGGAGTCCATTATCTTCTATGAAGATATCGAAATGGTTCTCTCCGGCCGGGTGCTGCTGAACTATCCTTCAGAGCTAGAATCACAGCTGTTTGATGCCATCCGCCTAGGGGACGAGGAGCAGGTGTCCCGCACCCTGTATCCCTTTCTAGGGGCTATGATGAAGCACAGCTCCAGCCCGATGAATTTTGAAGTGACACTCATTCGCTTTGTGAACAATCTGATCAAGCTGGAGCAGATGATCGGCGGCGAGGTTCTGCTGACTCCGGACCACTCTATGCTTTATCACCGTCTGCTGGATATCCGCAATCCGGAGGAGATCGAGCGTATTCTGGTCGAGGAAGTCATTCAGCCGCTCGTAAAGGGTGTGAAGGAGAAGACGAGCAAGCAGTTCCGCTGCTTATCTGACAAAATTGCTGCTATTGTACGTTCGGAATACGATCAGGATTTATCTCTGGAGTTGATTGGCGACAGGCTGCACTATAATCCCAACTATTTAAGCAGCATTTTCAAAAAAGAGTTCGGCTCCACCTTCAGTGACTACCTGATGAGCTATCGTCTGGAAATGGCTAAGAAATGGCTTGTCGAGACAGATATGACGATCAAGGATATTGCTGAGCGGCTGCAATACCATAACCCGCAGAACTTCATTCGCTCGTTCCGCAAGAAGGAACAGGTAACGCCGGGAACGTACAGGAAGCTTAATCAGGCGGAATAA
- a CDS encoding tagaturonate reductase has protein sequence MTKRLTRQFMNDLPVYPERVIQFGEGNFMRAFVDWQLQQMNNQGLFQGSAVLVQPIGQGLQDLLAEQDYLYTVLLNGIMDGEPVNSKEIMTSVSRMINPYSNYEAFMALAQDDNLEFITSNTTEAGITYRPEDRIEDTPPASFPAKLTILLHKRYELGKPGFVIIPCELIDRNGEKLREIIGKYAEDWKLGQEFMDWLDRENTFCCSLVDRIVPGYPRDKASELAEELGYEDKLMVTAEPFLFWVIEGPAEISERLPLAQAGLNVVVTDDMTPYRERKVHLLNGPHTAMVPLAMMAGLKTVEDVMNDEVFSQFVQELIEEELIPMLDLPRSELQSYASAVLERFRNPFIRHELASISLNSISKFKTRLLPILQRYQSENGKLPARIVLSFASLLLSYRGDQVQRQDNPEVIALFDKAWSEPARFVGSILQEASLWGEDLNQIPDLADQITRSIQQLEDQGSRSVVSQLTSLRGEE, from the coding sequence ATGACAAAGCGCCTGACAAGACAATTCATGAACGATCTTCCTGTATATCCTGAGCGGGTAATCCAATTTGGCGAAGGAAACTTTATGCGCGCCTTCGTGGATTGGCAGCTCCAGCAAATGAACAATCAAGGCCTCTTTCAAGGAAGCGCAGTATTAGTACAGCCCATTGGCCAAGGTCTGCAGGACCTGCTTGCTGAACAAGACTATCTATACACCGTGCTTCTGAATGGAATTATGGACGGGGAACCTGTCAACTCCAAGGAGATTATGACCAGCGTAAGCCGCATGATCAACCCGTACAGTAATTATGAAGCCTTCATGGCTTTAGCTCAAGATGACAATCTGGAATTCATCACATCCAATACAACCGAGGCCGGCATTACCTACCGCCCAGAAGACCGCATAGAGGATACCCCTCCGGCCAGCTTCCCGGCCAAACTGACAATCCTCCTGCACAAGCGTTATGAGCTGGGCAAGCCCGGATTTGTCATCATTCCTTGTGAACTGATAGACCGCAACGGCGAGAAGCTGCGCGAAATTATCGGAAAGTACGCCGAGGATTGGAAGCTCGGGCAGGAATTTATGGACTGGCTAGATCGTGAGAATACGTTTTGCTGCAGCCTAGTAGACCGGATTGTTCCTGGTTATCCGCGCGATAAGGCAAGCGAACTGGCTGAAGAACTGGGCTATGAAGACAAGCTAATGGTCACCGCAGAACCTTTCCTCTTCTGGGTGATCGAAGGTCCGGCAGAGATTTCAGAACGCCTTCCGCTTGCTCAGGCCGGACTGAATGTCGTAGTTACGGATGACATGACTCCTTATAGAGAGCGCAAAGTTCATCTGCTTAACGGTCCCCATACCGCTATGGTTCCGTTAGCCATGATGGCTGGACTTAAGACGGTAGAAGATGTGATGAACGATGAAGTGTTCTCCCAGTTCGTCCAAGAGCTGATTGAGGAAGAACTGATCCCGATGCTCGATTTGCCGAGAAGCGAGCTGCAATCCTATGCCTCCGCCGTCCTTGAGCGTTTTCGGAATCCGTTCATCCGCCATGAGCTGGCCTCTATTTCATTGAATAGCATCTCCAAGTTCAAAACCCGACTGCTGCCGATTCTACAGCGATATCAATCCGAGAACGGCAAGCTGCCGGCACGGATTGTTCTGTCCTTCGCCTCCCTTCTCCTCAGCTATCGCGGGGATCAGGTGCAGCGTCAGGACAATCCTGAAGTGATTGCTCTCTTCGATAAGGCTTGGAGCGAGCCTGCTCGTTTTGTAGGCAGTATCCTTCAAGAGGCCAGCCTGTGGGGCGAGGATTTAAATCAAATACCGGATTTGGCGGACCAAATCACCCGCAGTATTCAGCAGCTTGAAGATCAAGGCAGCCGCAGTGTTGTCTCCCAATTAACTTCCCTAAGAGGTGAAGAATAA
- a CDS encoding UxaA family hydrolase: MKQLKKMNPRDNVAVALRPIAAGETLELDGITVTAAEDITQGHKIALTDLAPGQLVTKYGYPIGHTTAAISQGAWVHTHNIRTNLAGEEEYEYKPELHPVTYPKRNLTFNGYRRKNGKAGIRNDLYIIPTVGCVNGIAEQMLAEFRQLHPDLGTFDNVTVLKHPYGCSQLGDDHRMTRSILLDAVTHPNAGGVLVFGLGCENNIVSEFRSSLGEYDQERVKFLVAQEVGDEVEAGLALLEDLYEAAKNDKREPIPLSELNVGLKCGGSDGFSGITANPLLGAFSDFLISQGGTTVLTEVPEMFGAERMLMARAESQEVYEQIVSLINDFKHYFLSYGEPVYENPSPGNKAGGISTLEDKSLGCTQKAGSAPVVDVLKYSEKLRKKGLSLLEAPGNDLVASSALAAADCQLVLFTTGRGTPFGSFVPTVKVATNNELFSKKGHWMDFNAGPLLEKPMQEVLEDFISFVIEVASGRQTRNEENEVRELAIFKTGVTL, translated from the coding sequence ATGAAACAACTGAAAAAAATGAATCCTCGGGATAACGTAGCTGTAGCGCTTCGCCCCATCGCAGCCGGAGAAACCCTTGAGCTGGACGGCATTACTGTTACTGCCGCTGAAGACATTACCCAAGGTCACAAAATTGCATTAACGGATCTGGCTCCAGGGCAGCTGGTTACGAAGTACGGGTATCCCATCGGCCATACTACAGCTGCGATCTCCCAGGGTGCATGGGTTCATACCCATAATATTCGCACCAATCTTGCCGGCGAGGAAGAATACGAATATAAACCTGAGCTGCACCCAGTGACTTACCCTAAGCGGAACTTAACCTTCAACGGATACCGCAGGAAAAACGGCAAGGCCGGCATTCGCAATGATTTGTACATCATTCCCACCGTAGGCTGCGTTAATGGTATTGCTGAACAAATGCTGGCCGAATTTCGGCAGCTTCATCCGGACCTTGGCACCTTCGACAATGTTACTGTACTCAAGCACCCTTATGGGTGCTCACAGCTTGGAGACGATCACCGGATGACCCGCAGCATCCTGCTGGATGCCGTAACCCACCCCAATGCAGGAGGAGTTCTCGTCTTCGGGCTCGGCTGCGAGAATAATATTGTCTCGGAATTCCGCAGCAGCCTAGGCGAATACGACCAAGAACGCGTTAAATTTCTGGTTGCCCAGGAAGTCGGAGATGAGGTTGAGGCGGGCCTAGCCCTGCTGGAAGATTTATACGAAGCCGCGAAGAACGACAAGCGGGAACCGATTCCTTTGAGCGAATTGAATGTGGGGCTGAAATGCGGCGGTTCGGATGGCTTCTCAGGCATTACGGCAAATCCGCTGCTAGGCGCCTTCTCTGACTTCCTCATCTCTCAAGGCGGCACCACGGTGCTCACAGAAGTCCCCGAAATGTTCGGGGCGGAAAGAATGCTAATGGCACGGGCAGAAAGCCAGGAGGTCTACGAGCAAATCGTCTCGCTCATCAATGACTTCAAACACTACTTTCTCTCGTATGGAGAGCCGGTCTACGAGAATCCGTCGCCAGGCAACAAAGCGGGCGGGATTAGCACCCTGGAAGACAAATCGCTAGGCTGTACGCAAAAAGCGGGCTCGGCGCCTGTTGTGGATGTCCTGAAGTATAGTGAGAAGCTCCGCAAGAAAGGGCTCAGCCTGCTGGAAGCGCCGGGAAATGACCTCGTGGCTTCCTCAGCTCTCGCGGCGGCGGATTGTCAGCTGGTTCTGTTCACTACAGGACGGGGAACTCCATTTGGAAGCTTCGTCCCGACCGTTAAGGTAGCTACGAACAATGAGCTATTTTCTAAGAAGGGACATTGGATGGACTTTAATGCCGGCCCTTTGCTGGAGAAGCCTATGCAAGAGGTGCTGGAAGATTTCATCAGCTTTGTAATTGAGGTAGCAAGCGGGCGGCAAACCCGGAATGAAGAGAATGAAGTTCGGGAGCTCGCCATCTTCAAAACAGGTGTCACTTTGTAA
- the uxaC gene encoding glucuronate isomerase, with protein sequence MFLNDDFLLSTDLAKELYHHHAQAMPIIDYHCHLDPKEIYEDQHFSNLTAAWLYGDHYKWRLMRANGVAEELITGDASDYDKFLAWARTVPKTVGNPLYSWTHLELRRFFGITEPLNEQTAPKIWQAVNHKLAEPEFSRRSIIRNSNVKIVCTTDDPADSLEYHRLLAAEETAFQVFPTFRPDKALNIDAPSFTDWLVKLESAAGRPVSSYADLTDALQSRVEFFHAHGCRLSDHALDVMKYKAGTSEEAERIFAKRLAGEALTSDEITLYRTELLTALIGFYHAKGWTMQLHLHAFRNNNTPMFQKLGPDTGYDSIHDLPLAESLSQLLDRAECEQGLPKTILYSLNPKDYPVLIALMGCYQKDTPGKMQLGSGWWYNDTRSGMRDQLTQLADGGLLSRFVGMLTDSRSFLSYTRHEYFRRVLCEWVGELALRGEAPDDPALLAEMIRDISYNNAAGYFGFSTPSASDAPQGGRNIHA encoded by the coding sequence ATGTTCTTAAATGATGATTTTCTATTGTCTACTGATCTGGCCAAGGAATTATATCACCATCATGCCCAAGCTATGCCTATCATTGATTATCACTGCCATCTGGACCCTAAGGAAATTTATGAGGATCAGCATTTCAGCAATCTTACAGCAGCTTGGCTTTACGGAGATCATTACAAATGGCGCTTAATGCGTGCCAACGGAGTTGCCGAAGAGCTCATTACCGGGGACGCTTCCGATTACGATAAATTTCTAGCCTGGGCTCGCACGGTCCCCAAGACGGTGGGCAACCCGCTCTACAGCTGGACACACTTGGAGCTTCGCCGCTTCTTCGGAATCACAGAGCCGCTGAATGAACAGACAGCGCCGAAGATCTGGCAGGCGGTGAACCACAAGCTTGCTGAGCCTGAATTCAGCCGCCGCAGTATCATTAGGAACTCCAATGTCAAAATTGTCTGTACGACTGACGACCCCGCAGACTCCTTGGAATATCATCGTCTGCTGGCTGCAGAAGAGACGGCATTCCAGGTCTTCCCGACCTTTCGGCCCGACAAGGCACTGAACATTGATGCTCCAAGCTTCACCGACTGGCTGGTGAAGCTTGAAAGCGCCGCCGGACGCCCCGTCTCATCCTATGCAGATCTGACAGACGCCCTCCAGTCAAGGGTGGAATTCTTCCACGCTCATGGATGCCGCCTCTCTGACCATGCTCTGGATGTAATGAAGTACAAGGCGGGAACTTCTGAGGAAGCAGAGCGTATCTTTGCCAAGAGGCTGGCCGGCGAAGCGCTCACATCTGATGAGATTACCCTCTACCGTACAGAGCTGTTAACCGCCCTTATCGGCTTCTATCATGCCAAGGGTTGGACGATGCAGCTGCACCTGCATGCCTTCCGCAACAATAATACGCCGATGTTCCAGAAGCTTGGCCCGGACACCGGTTATGACAGCATCCATGATTTGCCGCTTGCAGAATCGCTCTCCCAGCTCCTGGACCGGGCAGAATGTGAGCAAGGGCTGCCGAAGACTATTCTCTACTCGCTCAATCCGAAAGACTATCCTGTTCTGATTGCTCTGATGGGCTGCTATCAGAAGGATACCCCCGGTAAGATGCAGCTTGGATCGGGCTGGTGGTATAACGATACACGCAGCGGGATGCGTGATCAGCTTACCCAGCTTGCCGATGGAGGCTTGCTATCCCGTTTTGTAGGCATGCTGACGGACTCACGCAGCTTCCTGTCCTACACGCGGCACGAATATTTCCGCCGCGTGCTCTGCGAGTGGGTCGGCGAATTGGCTCTGCGCGGTGAGGCTCCTGATGATCCTGCCCTGCTGGCAGAGATGATCAGAGATATCTCATACAACAATGCAGCCGGTTATTTCGGCTTCAGCACACCTTCCGCTTCCGATGCCCCTCAAGGAGGCCGGAATATTCATGCTTAA
- a CDS encoding alpha/beta hydrolase yields MLNICHAEEQRVREEGTSLLTLYPLQDHEPHPFMLVLPGGGYQHHARHEGETIARWFQGLGMHAGVLEYQIEKIQPEALIQEVESSLRWVREAEKTWKVNKDQVGLIGFSAGGHLAAISAVTGREKPNLLLLGYPVITLDEPYAHAGSRHNFLGEQMSAERLAAYSADRQVDSSTPSAFLWTTANDASVPVENSLRFAAALSCAGVPFELHVFEEGRHGLGLSEENQDCRQWVRLCENWLAKHHFCRKEEMI; encoded by the coding sequence ATGCTTAACATTTGCCATGCCGAAGAGCAGAGGGTTCGTGAGGAGGGAACTTCCCTCCTCACGCTCTATCCCCTGCAAGATCATGAACCGCATCCTTTCATGCTTGTGCTGCCCGGCGGTGGCTACCAGCATCATGCAAGGCACGAAGGTGAAACGATCGCAAGGTGGTTTCAGGGACTGGGAATGCATGCCGGCGTATTGGAATATCAGATTGAGAAGATTCAACCTGAGGCTCTGATTCAGGAGGTAGAGAGCAGTCTAAGATGGGTGCGCGAAGCGGAGAAAACATGGAAGGTCAACAAGGATCAAGTTGGCCTCATCGGCTTCTCCGCTGGCGGACATCTGGCTGCAATCAGCGCAGTCACCGGCAGAGAGAAGCCGAATTTGCTGCTGCTCGGCTACCCGGTCATTACCTTAGATGAACCGTATGCCCATGCCGGAAGCCGGCACAACTTCCTCGGTGAGCAGATGTCTGCAGAGAGGCTGGCTGCCTATTCTGCGGATCGCCAGGTAGACTCCAGTACACCGTCCGCATTTCTGTGGACCACCGCGAACGATGCGAGCGTTCCTGTAGAGAACAGCCTAAGGTTCGCTGCAGCCCTATCCTGTGCGGGCGTTCCCTTCGAGCTGCATGTTTTTGAGGAGGGACGGCACGGCCTGGGACTTTCTGAAGAGAATCAGGATTGCCGCCAGTGGGTACGTCTTTGCGAGAACTGGCTGGCCAAACATCATTTTTGCAGGAAGGAAGAGATGATATGA
- a CDS encoding rhamnogalacturonan acetylesterase: MSIKLFLAGDSTAAQRGSDQKPMAGWGEYLQSHLDSQITVVNRAVNGRSTKSFLEQGRLADIMREFQPGDYLFIQFGHNDQKVEDPERYTHPGGEYRQNLHTFIHAARQLGGYPVLLTPVSRRRYIPSGELDPLAVGEYPEAMRQTAIETDTPLLDIFAASQSLYHRLGRDESKKLFMHLPAGASPNYPDGIEDDTHFCEEGAEAIARLVIEAMEQAPGLALLKSHIQRRELQ, encoded by the coding sequence ATGAGCATCAAACTGTTCCTTGCCGGCGACTCCACAGCCGCTCAGAGGGGATCGGATCAGAAGCCTATGGCAGGTTGGGGGGAATATCTTCAATCCCATTTGGATTCACAGATCACAGTGGTGAACCGAGCGGTAAATGGACGTAGCACGAAATCCTTCCTCGAACAGGGCCGTTTGGCAGATATCATGCGGGAATTCCAGCCTGGCGACTATTTATTTATCCAGTTTGGTCATAATGATCAGAAAGTCGAGGATCCTGAGCGCTATACACACCCCGGGGGAGAGTACCGCCAAAATCTGCATACCTTTATTCATGCGGCGCGTCAGCTAGGCGGCTATCCCGTTCTGCTGACCCCTGTAAGCCGCAGACGATACATCCCAAGTGGAGAACTTGATCCTCTAGCTGTCGGAGAATACCCGGAAGCCATGAGACAAACTGCGATCGAGACCGACACGCCGCTGCTGGATATCTTCGCCGCTTCCCAGTCGCTCTATCACAGGCTTGGCAGAGATGAGTCTAAGAAGCTATTCATGCACCTCCCCGCCGGTGCCTCCCCCAACTATCCAGACGGGATCGAAGATGACACCCATTTCTGTGAGGAAGGTGCAGAGGCGATTGCACGGCTGGTCATAGAAGCTATGGAGCAAGCGCCGGGATTAGCCCTGTTAAAATCCCATATTCAAAGGAGGGAACTTCAATGA
- a CDS encoding sugar phosphate isomerase/epimerase family protein translates to MTPPLQLGIRAHDFGQIPLSELTGKLTHYGFTHIQFAVKKSFPDSVPSFPALSPGTAAYFGSAFQRANVRIAVLGCYVNITASDLSERVQAIRDFNTHLRLARDFGASLVGTETGSVGQGYTEANFTEEAFERVVESVRTMVSEAERFGVTVGIEAGLNHPLYTAPLTRRLLDLVPSDNLQIILDCANLMSPDNYKDQDEVITEALELLGNRIACIHLKDFSVVDDQIRIVPVGQGQLNFESILRYMKYKRPHIQGILESTAEPYIAEGIAYLQRIYDQA, encoded by the coding sequence ATGACCCCACCCTTACAGCTTGGCATCCGGGCTCATGATTTTGGGCAGATTCCTCTATCTGAGCTGACAGGCAAACTCACACATTATGGATTTACTCATATCCAATTTGCAGTCAAGAAGTCGTTCCCCGATAGCGTTCCTTCATTTCCTGCTCTCAGCCCGGGTACAGCAGCCTATTTCGGCAGCGCCTTCCAAAGAGCTAACGTTCGAATCGCCGTGTTAGGCTGCTATGTAAATATCACGGCTTCCGATTTATCAGAGCGGGTTCAGGCTATCCGCGATTTCAATACACATCTGCGTCTGGCCAGGGATTTCGGTGCAAGCCTAGTAGGGACGGAGACGGGAAGCGTTGGACAGGGCTATACAGAGGCCAACTTTACCGAAGAAGCCTTTGAGCGGGTTGTAGAATCGGTTCGTACCATGGTCTCCGAGGCTGAACGATTTGGTGTGACCGTCGGCATTGAGGCGGGGCTGAATCATCCGCTCTATACAGCCCCGCTTACGCGAAGGCTGCTGGACCTTGTTCCTTCTGACAACCTCCAGATCATCCTGGATTGCGCCAATCTCATGAGCCCGGACAATTACAAGGATCAGGACGAGGTAATTACTGAAGCACTAGAGCTGCTGGGCAACCGGATTGCCTGCATTCATCTTAAGGATTTCAGCGTTGTAGATGATCAAATCCGCATCGTCCCTGTAGGACAGGGTCAGCTGAACTTTGAGTCTATCCTGCGCTATATGAAATATAAACGGCCGCATATTCAAGGAATTCTTGAAAGCACGGCCGAGCCTTATATCGCTGAAGGCATTGCTTATCTGCAGCGAATCTATGACCAAGCCTAG